In a single window of the Pseudomonas entomophila genome:
- a CDS encoding GGDEF domain-containing protein: protein MTEEAERWKEKYLKSIEQQEKLERRWAARLDLLRRGLVRSTLAAEGSDKIVDQCMKEMREVIRSDNMDAGLAGLIPRLEKAVLDSEQRRETRMTQVSDALTALVTQLQTLPLPGEVARPLKKLAKKLDGGVSQSRELPPLLGELSGLQGRALNAVQKPDEEAKPGFLQRLFGGRDEPQGEMATAAVATSPLLVPAQAEAPAMQPSLPQDADELHALNAVPAPAMEEEPELEPDIEVPGPALVETVAVIAAEPAPVPESTPEVEEASAPELARVEPEAQPAEEVEPAQLPALADIVGGEDGPYALPDAVEPPYSQVAAHIEQTLIGLLDDLSLPERHKAQALEMRERVARGLNWYELIPVLDDLAVLMLAITDSGQHEFEAYLQQLNERLETFQSHLHEASAGHADNSSAARELDNQLREQVDGLQSSVQGAADVDSLKHILENRLEGLLVTMDEHQHERDRREQELAGRLQGLAERVASMEQEALGYREHLEEQRQKAMIDPLTGLPNRAAWSERVEHEVLDWQENGGHLAMAILDLDHFKRINDGYGHLAGDKVLKIVAEQLRKRMRGRDFIARFGGEEFVLLLPQTSPPAAVQVAETLRAAIEACPFHFKGERVVITTSIGLSAFRSGERGDQVLKRADEALYRAKDQGRNRVEQA, encoded by the coding sequence GACAACATGGACGCCGGCTTGGCCGGGCTGATTCCACGCCTGGAAAAGGCTGTGCTCGACTCCGAGCAGCGCCGTGAAACACGCATGACCCAAGTCAGCGATGCGTTGACCGCGCTGGTCACCCAGTTGCAGACCCTGCCCCTGCCCGGGGAAGTGGCGCGCCCTCTGAAGAAGCTGGCGAAGAAACTGGATGGCGGCGTCAGCCAGTCCCGTGAATTGCCCCCACTGCTGGGTGAGCTCAGCGGCCTGCAGGGGCGCGCCCTTAACGCGGTGCAAAAGCCTGACGAAGAAGCCAAGCCGGGGTTTCTCCAGCGCCTGTTCGGTGGGCGTGACGAGCCTCAGGGGGAAATGGCCACGGCGGCCGTTGCCACGTCCCCGCTGCTCGTTCCGGCCCAGGCCGAGGCGCCCGCGATGCAACCTTCCCTGCCCCAGGATGCGGACGAACTGCATGCTCTGAATGCTGTGCCTGCGCCTGCGATGGAGGAAGAGCCCGAACTTGAGCCGGACATCGAGGTACCGGGCCCCGCGTTGGTCGAAACCGTCGCGGTGATTGCTGCCGAGCCTGCGCCTGTGCCCGAATCCACCCCGGAGGTCGAGGAGGCGTCAGCGCCCGAACTTGCCCGTGTCGAGCCCGAGGCGCAACCCGCCGAAGAAGTTGAGCCGGCACAACTCCCCGCGCTCGCGGACATCGTCGGAGGCGAGGACGGTCCCTACGCGCTCCCTGATGCAGTAGAGCCCCCATACAGCCAGGTAGCTGCCCATATCGAGCAGACCCTGATCGGCCTGCTCGACGACCTCAGCCTGCCCGAACGGCACAAGGCCCAGGCTCTGGAGATGCGCGAACGCGTCGCCCGCGGCCTCAATTGGTACGAGCTGATCCCGGTGCTGGACGACCTGGCCGTGCTCATGCTGGCCATCACCGACAGCGGCCAGCATGAGTTCGAAGCCTATCTGCAGCAGCTCAACGAGCGCCTGGAAACCTTCCAGAGCCACCTGCACGAAGCCAGTGCCGGCCACGCGGACAACAGCTCCGCCGCCCGTGAACTGGACAACCAGTTGCGCGAGCAGGTCGATGGCCTGCAGAGCAGCGTCCAGGGCGCCGCCGATGTGGACAGTCTCAAGCACATCCTGGAGAACCGCCTCGAGGGGTTGCTGGTGACCATGGATGAGCATCAGCATGAGCGTGACCGTCGCGAGCAGGAGCTGGCTGGCCGTCTGCAAGGGTTGGCCGAACGTGTGGCGAGCATGGAGCAGGAAGCCCTCGGCTACCGCGAGCACCTCGAGGAGCAGCGGCAGAAGGCGATGATCGACCCGCTTACAGGCCTGCCCAACCGTGCCGCCTGGTCGGAGCGGGTCGAGCATGAAGTGCTCGACTGGCAGGAGAACGGCGGTCACCTGGCCATGGCGATTCTCGACCTCGACCATTTCAAGCGTATCAACGATGGCTATGGCCACTTGGCGGGTGACAAGGTGTTGAAAATTGTTGCCGAGCAGTTGCGCAAGCGCATGCGTGGCCGCGATTTCATCGCCCGCTTCGGTGGCGAGGAGTTCGTCCTGCTGCTGCCGCAGACTTCGCCACCTGCAGCGGTGCAGGTCGCCGAGACACTGCGCGCGGCAATCGAGGCCTGCCCGTTCCACTTCAAGGGCGAGCGGGTAGTGATCACCACGTCGATCGGCCTGAGCGCCTTCCGCTCGGGCGAGCGCGGCGACCAGGTACTCAAGCGTGCGGATGAGGCGCTGTACCGGGCCAAGGACCAGGGCCGCAATCGGGTCGAACAGGCATAG
- a CDS encoding N-acetylmuramoyl-L-alanine amidase: MKKLFTALLLLALAGCSSGLRIDRSHPSANQDSRIQFVVLHYTNASLERSLALLTHGEVSSHYLIGDGPATVYQLVDENRRAWHAGDSQWQGRTWLNSSSIGIEIVNQGYTDTPNGRVWHPYSEAQVQSLIALLKDIVKRNNIDPRHIIGHSDIAPLRKLDPGPLFPWKRLADAGLGIWPEAGAVARQQAYFEVNPPSIGWYQQQLARFGYAIDQTGTLDVATRHVIAAFQMRFRPQRFDGMPDAQTAAMLQVLNRKR; this comes from the coding sequence ATGAAAAAACTCTTCACCGCCCTGCTCCTGCTGGCCTTGGCTGGTTGTTCAAGCGGCTTGCGTATCGATCGCAGCCACCCTTCGGCCAACCAGGACAGCCGTATCCAGTTCGTCGTCCTGCACTACACCAATGCGTCGCTGGAGCGTTCCCTTGCCTTGCTCACCCATGGTGAGGTGAGCAGCCATTACCTGATCGGCGACGGGCCTGCCACGGTCTATCAACTGGTGGATGAAAACCGCCGTGCCTGGCATGCCGGCGACAGCCAGTGGCAGGGGCGTACCTGGCTCAATTCCAGCTCCATCGGCATCGAGATCGTCAACCAGGGCTACACCGACACGCCGAACGGTCGGGTCTGGCATCCCTACAGCGAGGCGCAGGTCCAGTCGTTGATCGCCTTGCTCAAAGACATCGTCAAGCGCAACAACATCGACCCTCGGCACATCATCGGGCACAGCGACATCGCCCCGTTGCGCAAGCTCGACCCGGGCCCGCTCTTCCCTTGGAAGCGCCTGGCCGACGCCGGCCTGGGCATCTGGCCCGAGGCTGGTGCGGTGGCGCGGCAGCAGGCGTATTTCGAGGTAAACCCACCTAGCATTGGCTGGTATCAGCAGCAACTGGCACGTTTTGGCTACGCCATCGACCAGACCGGTACGCTGGATGTGGCGACCCGCCACGTGATCGCAGCGTTCCAGATGCGTTTCCGCCCGCAGCGCTTCGATGGTATGCCGGACGCCCAGACCGCCGCGATGTTGCAGGTGCTCAACCGCAAGCGCTAA
- a CDS encoding EAL domain-containing protein, which translates to MSALIASMRQFFYHPWLLAVIAALASAALLLAASVGLTLQQMKQSEIEQMNARGERFLDRLEQVFGQLREGVDQLEGQNLRGCGPAMLEQLQQVALKSRFIYEAAYVDGRESCSSRGVDRQVDSLRRPDIRGPTYSYWLNTTTEPNDNLAALMLGRGRFLVSTSRGHLSDVVDLPPGGSLLVVLDRGNRAIPVLGPEQRWPPTADWPPPSHKSLLELPDRLVYLMSTKSPDYQLVLIAPRASLPLRLNGLLWLLFPGSVVLAGCIGWLVLQLIQQRRSMSSELQQALRRGELQVLYQPIFELDSRRCVGAEALVRWRRPDGSLTSPELFIPLAENTGQIREITDFVLQRVLEQLGQLLRANPRLYISVNLAACDVMEPRIGRVAQRLLAQHRVAASQIAFEVTERGLIDVVVARDNLQTLRAVGHQVLIDDFGTGYCSLAYLQTLPVDCLKIDKAFIDALGHDAASSGVAPHIIRMAHDLHLRVIAEGIESEDQAQLLNSEGVNYGQGWLFAHPLNARQFVELITRGRRVAGRRIDDEP; encoded by the coding sequence ATGTCTGCCCTGATCGCTTCGATGCGCCAATTTTTTTACCATCCGTGGCTGCTTGCCGTCATCGCGGCACTGGCCAGCGCCGCCCTGTTGCTGGCCGCCAGCGTCGGCCTGACCCTGCAACAGATGAAGCAAAGCGAAATCGAACAGATGAACGCGCGGGGTGAGCGTTTTCTGGATCGCCTGGAGCAAGTGTTCGGCCAGTTGCGTGAGGGGGTCGACCAACTCGAGGGGCAGAACCTGCGCGGCTGCGGCCCGGCGATGCTGGAACAACTGCAGCAAGTGGCGCTGAAGTCGCGCTTTATCTATGAGGCAGCTTATGTGGATGGCCGGGAAAGCTGTTCCAGCCGGGGGGTGGATCGACAGGTCGATTCGTTGCGCAGGCCGGATATCCGCGGGCCCACCTACAGCTACTGGCTGAACACCACCACCGAACCCAATGACAACCTTGCCGCGCTGATGCTCGGGCGCGGCAGGTTCCTGGTGTCCACTTCCCGTGGCCATCTCTCCGATGTGGTCGACTTGCCCCCCGGCGGCAGCCTGCTGGTGGTGCTCGACCGTGGCAACCGCGCGATCCCGGTGTTGGGCCCGGAACAGCGCTGGCCGCCGACCGCCGACTGGCCACCGCCTTCGCACAAGTCGTTGCTCGAACTGCCCGACCGCCTGGTCTATCTCATGTCGACCAAGTCGCCGGATTATCAGCTGGTGCTGATCGCCCCTCGGGCCAGCCTGCCGCTGAGGCTCAATGGCCTGCTCTGGCTGCTGTTCCCGGGCAGCGTGGTACTGGCCGGTTGCATCGGCTGGCTGGTGCTGCAACTGATCCAGCAGCGCCGTTCGATGAGTTCGGAGCTGCAACAGGCCCTGCGTCGGGGCGAGCTGCAGGTGCTCTACCAGCCGATCTTCGAACTGGACAGCCGCCGCTGCGTCGGTGCCGAGGCGCTGGTGCGCTGGCGGCGCCCGGACGGTAGCCTGACCAGCCCGGAGTTGTTCATCCCATTGGCGGAAAACACCGGGCAGATCCGCGAGATCACCGATTTCGTGTTGCAACGGGTGTTGGAGCAACTGGGCCAGCTGTTGCGCGCCAATCCGCGGCTGTATATCTCAGTGAACCTGGCGGCCTGCGATGTCATGGAGCCGCGTATCGGCCGCGTGGCCCAGCGACTGTTGGCCCAGCACCGGGTGGCCGCCAGCCAGATCGCCTTCGAGGTTACCGAGCGTGGCCTGATCGATGTGGTGGTGGCGCGGGACAACCTGCAGACCTTGCGCGCCGTGGGGCACCAGGTGCTGATCGATGATTTTGGCACCGGTTACTGCAGCCTCGCCTACCTGCAGACCTTGCCGGTGGACTGCCTGAAAATCGACAAGGCCTTCATCGACGCCCTGGGGCACGATGCCGCCAGCAGCGGCGTGGCGCCGCACATCATCCGAATGGCCCACGACCTGCACCTGCGGGTGATCGCCGAGGGGATCGAGTCGGAGGACCAGGCGCAATTGCTCAACAGTGAAGGGGTCAATTACGGGCAGGGGTGGCTGTTCGCCCACCCGCTCAACGCCCGCCAGTTCGTCGAGCTGATCACCCGTGGGCGCCGAGTGGCGGGGCGGCGGATCGATGACGAGCCCTGA
- a CDS encoding KinB sensor domain-containing domain produces the protein MRWPMKLRTRLFLSISALITVALLGLLLGLVSVMQMATQQQRLVQDTTHSLDLGLRLRQNLGEQLNLMLDEDTNPNNLVTLQDQFQALLNQGLEQGGERTGFSKAASNYQAFVQAYRESPAPARSMGVEQPLGAAFNQVRADLLDSHRQALEHIVRSEEKSRDHALLVSGLLGLMGLTVLVLGFITAHNIARRFGQPIEALAKAADQVGQGNFDVTLPVTQATELNQLTRRFGLMADALRKHQATNIDELLAGQQRLQAVLDSIDDGLLIIDRQGRLEHLNPVAQRQLGWDPGRLGVGLVEALQRPELEQQLRQVLRGGSLDRPPDDLKLEVDEESRLLTYSLTPVSHPQGPILGAVMVLHDVTEQRAFERVRSEFVLRASHELRTPVTGMHMAFGLLRERVSFPAGARENDLLETIAEEMQRLTQLINDLLNFSRYQSGLQKLELAPCALDDLFERAQARFAEQAANKQIELLRELEPPLPRIQADAAQLDRVLDNLLHNAIRHTASGGRIRLHARRHAERVIISIEDNGEGIAYGQQGRIFEPFVQVGRKKGGAGLGLALCKEIVQLHGGRMGVFSRPGQGTQFYMALPV, from the coding sequence ATGAGATGGCCGATGAAGCTGCGCACGCGGCTGTTCCTGAGCATCTCGGCGCTGATCACCGTGGCCTTGCTCGGCCTGCTGCTGGGCCTGGTCAGCGTGATGCAGATGGCCACCCAGCAACAGCGACTGGTCCAGGACACCACCCACTCGCTGGACCTGGGCCTGAGGCTGCGGCAGAACCTGGGCGAGCAGTTGAACCTGATGCTCGACGAGGACACCAACCCGAACAACCTGGTCACCCTGCAGGACCAGTTCCAGGCGTTGCTAAACCAAGGCCTGGAGCAAGGCGGCGAGCGTACCGGCTTCAGCAAGGCCGCCAGCAACTACCAGGCTTTCGTACAGGCCTACCGTGAAAGCCCGGCCCCTGCGCGCAGCATGGGGGTCGAACAGCCCCTAGGCGCGGCGTTCAATCAGGTCCGCGCCGACCTTCTCGACTCCCACCGCCAGGCACTGGAACACATCGTCCGCAGCGAAGAAAAATCCCGCGACCACGCCCTGCTGGTCAGTGGCCTGCTGGGCTTGATGGGCCTGACGGTGCTGGTGCTGGGCTTCATCACCGCGCACAACATCGCGCGCCGCTTCGGCCAGCCGATCGAAGCACTGGCAAAGGCCGCCGACCAGGTTGGCCAGGGAAACTTCGATGTCACCCTGCCGGTGACCCAGGCCACCGAGCTGAACCAGCTGACCCGCCGCTTCGGCCTGATGGCCGACGCCTTGCGCAAGCACCAGGCTACCAACATCGACGAACTGCTCGCCGGCCAGCAGCGCCTGCAGGCGGTACTCGACAGCATCGACGACGGCCTGCTGATCATCGACCGCCAGGGCCGCCTGGAACACCTCAACCCCGTGGCCCAGCGCCAGCTCGGCTGGGACCCTGGTCGCCTGGGCGTGGGCCTGGTCGAAGCCCTGCAACGCCCTGAGCTGGAACAGCAGCTGCGCCAGGTGCTGCGTGGTGGCAGCCTGGATCGGCCACCGGATGACCTGAAACTGGAGGTCGACGAAGAAAGCCGACTGCTGACCTACAGCCTGACGCCGGTCAGCCACCCACAGGGGCCTATCCTGGGTGCCGTGATGGTGCTGCACGATGTCACCGAGCAACGCGCCTTCGAGCGTGTGCGCAGCGAGTTCGTCCTGCGTGCGTCCCATGAGTTGCGCACACCGGTCACGGGCATGCACATGGCCTTCGGCCTGCTGCGCGAGCGCGTCAGCTTCCCGGCCGGCGCCCGGGAGAACGACTTGCTCGAGACCATCGCCGAGGAAATGCAGCGTCTCACCCAACTGATCAACGACCTGCTGAACTTCTCTCGATACCAGAGCGGCCTGCAAAAGCTGGAACTGGCCCCTTGCGCCCTGGACGATCTGTTCGAACGGGCGCAGGCGCGCTTCGCCGAACAGGCGGCGAACAAACAGATCGAACTGCTCCGCGAGTTGGAGCCGCCCCTGCCACGCATCCAGGCCGACGCAGCGCAGCTCGACCGGGTGCTGGACAACCTGCTGCACAATGCCATCCGCCATACCGCCAGCGGCGGGCGTATCCGCCTGCACGCGCGGCGCCATGCCGAGCGGGTGATCATCAGCATCGAGGACAACGGCGAGGGCATCGCCTACGGGCAGCAGGGACGGATCTTCGAGCCGTTCGTGCAAGTTGGCCGCAAGAAGGGCGGGGCCGGGTTGGGGCTGGCGCTGTGCAAGGAGATCGTGCAGCTGCATGGTGGCCGCATGGGCGTGTTCTCGCGGCCAGGGCAGGGGACGCAGTTCTACATGGCGCTGCCTGTCTGA
- the algB gene encoding sigma-54-dependent response regulator transcription factor AlgB encodes MEPAQDNQGRILLVDDESAILRTFRYCLEDAGYSVATANSAAQAETLLQRQVFDLCFLDLRLGEDNGLDVLAQMRIQAPWMRVVIVTAHSAIDTAVDAIQAGAADYLVKPCSPDQLRLATAKQLEVRQLSARLEALEGEVRKPKDGLDSHSPAMMAVLETARQVATTDANILILGESGTGKGELARAIHGWSKRARKACVTINCPSLNAELMESELFGHTRGAFTGASESTLGRVSQADGGTLFLDEIGDFPLTLQPKLLRFIQDKEYERVGDPVTRRADVRILAATNLNLEEMVRENRFREDLLYRLNVITLHLPPLRERSEDILTLADRFLARFVKEYSRPAKGFSDEARAALLNYRWPGNIRELRNVVERASIICPQERVEISHLGMGEQPTGNTPRVGAALSLEELERAHIGAVLATSDTLDQAAKTLGIDASTLYRKRKQYNL; translated from the coding sequence ATGGAACCAGCCCAGGACAACCAAGGCCGCATCCTGCTGGTGGACGACGAGTCCGCGATCCTGCGCACGTTCCGCTACTGCCTCGAAGACGCAGGCTACAGCGTGGCCACCGCCAACAGCGCCGCCCAGGCCGAAACCCTGCTGCAGCGCCAGGTGTTCGACCTGTGCTTCCTCGACCTGCGCCTGGGTGAGGACAATGGCCTCGACGTTCTGGCGCAGATGCGCATCCAGGCCCCCTGGATGCGGGTGGTGATCGTCACCGCGCATTCGGCCATCGACACTGCAGTCGACGCCATCCAGGCCGGCGCCGCCGACTATCTGGTAAAGCCCTGCAGCCCCGACCAGCTACGCCTGGCCACGGCCAAGCAACTGGAAGTGCGGCAGTTGTCGGCACGCCTGGAAGCCCTCGAAGGCGAAGTGCGCAAACCCAAGGACGGCCTGGACTCCCACAGCCCGGCCATGATGGCCGTGCTGGAAACCGCCCGGCAGGTGGCGACCACCGACGCCAACATCCTCATCCTCGGCGAGTCCGGGACAGGCAAGGGGGAGCTGGCCCGCGCCATCCATGGCTGGAGCAAGCGCGCCCGCAAGGCCTGCGTGACCATCAACTGCCCGTCACTCAACGCCGAGCTGATGGAAAGCGAGCTGTTCGGCCATACTCGCGGCGCATTCACCGGTGCCAGCGAAAGCACCTTGGGGCGAGTCAGCCAGGCCGATGGCGGCACGCTGTTTCTCGACGAGATCGGCGACTTTCCCCTAACGTTACAACCCAAGTTATTGCGCTTCATCCAGGATAAGGAATACGAGCGGGTCGGTGACCCGGTCACCCGCCGCGCCGATGTGCGCATCCTTGCGGCGACCAACCTCAACCTCGAAGAAATGGTCCGCGAAAACCGCTTCCGCGAAGACCTGCTGTACCGCCTGAACGTCATCACCCTGCACCTGCCGCCCCTGCGCGAGCGCAGCGAGGACATCCTGACCCTGGCCGACCGTTTCCTGGCCCGTTTCGTCAAAGAGTACTCACGACCGGCCAAGGGTTTCAGCGACGAGGCCCGCGCTGCGCTGCTCAACTACCGCTGGCCGGGCAACATTCGCGAACTGCGTAACGTGGTTGAGCGCGCCAGCATCATATGCCCTCAGGAGCGGGTGGAAATCAGCCACCTGGGCATGGGTGAACAGCCTACCGGCAACACGCCACGGGTCGGCGCCGCGCTGAGCCTGGAAGAACTCGAACGCGCCCACATCGGTGCGGTGCTGGCCACCAGCGACACCCTCGACCAGGCAGCCAAGACCCTGGGTATCGACGCTTCCACCCTGTATCGCAAGCGCAAGCAGTACAACCTATGA
- a CDS encoding DUF1328 domain-containing protein — MLSWAITFLIIAIVAAVLGFGGIAGAATGIAKILFIIFLVLFVASFFFGRGRG; from the coding sequence ATGCTGAGTTGGGCTATCACCTTCCTGATCATCGCCATTGTCGCCGCGGTACTGGGCTTCGGTGGTATCGCCGGCGCAGCGACCGGCATCGCGAAGATCCTGTTCATCATCTTCCTGGTGCTGTTCGTGGCTTCCTTCTTCTTCGGACGCGGCAGGGGTTGA
- a CDS encoding inhibitor of vertebrate lysozyme family protein, with protein sequence MSRMLCTALAGALLLGAGTAAMAANDGQVRADQLLGTDPEYRETWQDTIKGEERLPEWVVNLSGSAPLQMSAVTEDGDKYLVGPLCEFQGNCTYKRLIVAFSWDKEHAYGMLVEVPEGLPADKSPTRHAEYRWLGKPDDGMQALLREQLKRDPNWY encoded by the coding sequence ATGAGCCGGATGCTTTGCACTGCCCTGGCCGGCGCCCTGCTTCTGGGCGCTGGAACGGCGGCGATGGCGGCCAATGACGGCCAGGTCCGTGCCGACCAGTTGTTAGGCACGGACCCTGAATACCGGGAAACCTGGCAGGACACGATCAAGGGCGAGGAGCGCCTGCCCGAGTGGGTGGTCAACCTCAGTGGCAGCGCACCGTTGCAGATGTCCGCAGTGACCGAGGACGGCGACAAGTACCTGGTCGGCCCGCTCTGCGAGTTCCAGGGTAACTGCACCTACAAGCGGCTGATCGTAGCCTTCAGCTGGGACAAGGAACACGCCTACGGGATGCTCGTGGAAGTGCCCGAAGGCCTGCCTGCCGACAAGTCACCGACCCGTCACGCCGAGTACCGCTGGCTCGGCAAGCCGGACGACGGCATGCAAGCGCTGCTACGAGAGCAGCTCAAGCGCGACCCGAACTGGTACTGA
- the gltP gene encoding glutamate/aspartate:proton symporter GltP — MKKAKLSLAWQIVIGLLLGVAVGALLNHFSAEKAWWISNVLQPAGDIFIRLIKMIVVPIVISSLIVGIAGVGDAKKLGSIGLKTIIYFEVVTTIAIVVGLVLANVFHPGAGIDMSTLGTVDISKYQATAAEVQHEHAFIETLLNLIPSNIFAALMRGEMLPIIFFSVMFGMGLSSLNADLREPLVKTFQGVSETMFKVTHMIMNYAPIGVFALIAATVANFGFASLLPLAKLVLLVYFAIAFFAFMVLGLVARVFGFSVIKIMRIMKDELILAYSTSSSETVLPRVIEKMEKYGAPKSICSFVVPTGYSFNLDGSTLYQSIAAIFIAQLYGIDLSWSQQLLLVLTLMVTSKGIAGVPGVSFVVLLATLGSVGIPLEGLAFIAGVDRIMDMARTALNVVGNALAAVVIAKWQGMYDAEKGEAYYNSLVLNKGKSDAVVAGKTVNQ; from the coding sequence ATGAAGAAGGCAAAACTGAGCCTCGCCTGGCAGATCGTGATCGGTCTGTTGCTGGGCGTTGCAGTCGGCGCGCTACTGAATCATTTCAGTGCGGAAAAGGCATGGTGGATCAGTAACGTCCTCCAGCCCGCTGGCGACATCTTCATTCGCCTGATCAAGATGATCGTCGTCCCGATCGTGATTTCGTCGCTGATCGTGGGCATCGCCGGGGTTGGCGACGCGAAGAAACTGGGCAGCATTGGCCTGAAGACCATCATTTACTTCGAGGTGGTGACCACCATCGCCATCGTCGTCGGCCTGGTCCTCGCCAACGTATTCCACCCGGGTGCCGGCATCGATATGAGCACCCTGGGCACCGTCGACATCTCCAAGTACCAGGCCACCGCGGCCGAGGTGCAGCATGAGCACGCGTTCATCGAGACGCTGCTCAACCTGATCCCGTCGAACATCTTCGCGGCGCTGATGCGTGGCGAGATGCTGCCGATCATCTTCTTCTCGGTCATGTTCGGCATGGGCTTGTCGAGCCTCAATGCCGACCTGCGCGAGCCGCTGGTGAAGACGTTCCAGGGTGTGTCGGAGACCATGTTCAAGGTCACCCACATGATCATGAACTACGCCCCGATCGGCGTGTTCGCCCTGATCGCCGCCACCGTCGCCAACTTCGGCTTTGCCTCGCTGCTGCCACTGGCCAAGCTGGTGCTGCTGGTGTACTTCGCCATCGCCTTCTTCGCCTTCATGGTGCTGGGCCTGGTGGCGCGCGTGTTCGGCTTCTCGGTCATCAAGATCATGCGCATCATGAAGGACGAGCTGATCCTCGCCTACTCCACCTCCAGCTCCGAGACCGTGCTGCCGCGCGTGATCGAGAAGATGGAGAAGTACGGCGCGCCGAAGTCGATCTGCTCGTTCGTGGTACCGACCGGCTACTCGTTCAACCTCGACGGCTCGACCTTGTACCAGAGCATCGCGGCGATCTTCATCGCCCAGCTGTACGGCATCGACCTGTCCTGGAGCCAGCAGCTGCTGCTGGTACTGACCCTGATGGTCACCTCCAAGGGTATCGCCGGCGTGCCGGGCGTGTCCTTCGTGGTACTGCTGGCTACCCTGGGCAGCGTGGGCATCCCGCTGGAAGGCCTGGCCTTCATCGCCGGTGTCGACCGCATCATGGACATGGCGCGTACCGCGCTGAACGTGGTGGGTAACGCCCTGGCCGCCGTGGTCATCGCCAAGTGGCAGGGTATGTACGACGCTGAGAAAGGCGAGGCGTACTACAACTCGCTGGTGCTGAACAAAGGCAAGAGCGACGCCGTGGTGGCGGGCAAGACCGTCAACCAGTAA
- a CDS encoding nucleoside recognition domain-containing protein encodes MLNGLWLGFFLVAAISALAQWLVGGNAGIFAAMVESIFAMAKLSVEVMVLLFGTLTLWLGFLKIAEKAGIVEWLAKVLGPLFARLMPEVPPGHPALGLITMNFAANGLGLDNAATPIGLKAMRSLQELNPSSTTASNAQILFLVLNASSLTLLPVTIFMYRAQQGAADPTMVFLPILLATSCSTLVGLLSVAVMQRLRLWDPVVLAYLIPGALLLGGFMAFLGTLSAAALASLSSILGNLTLFGVIILFLVIGALRRVQVYEAFVEGAKEGFDVAKSLLPYLVAMLVAVGVLRASGALELALDGIRHAVNGMGLDTRFVEGLPTALVKPFSGSAARAMLIETMQSQGVDSFPALVAATVQGSTETTFYVLAVYFGAVGIQRVRHAVGCALLAELAGVIAAVFVCYWFFG; translated from the coding sequence ATGCTCAACGGCCTGTGGCTCGGCTTTTTCCTGGTGGCGGCCATCTCCGCCCTGGCCCAGTGGCTGGTGGGTGGCAACGCCGGTATCTTCGCCGCCATGGTCGAGAGCATCTTCGCCATGGCCAAGCTGTCGGTGGAAGTCATGGTCCTGCTGTTCGGCACCCTGACGCTGTGGCTGGGCTTCCTCAAGATCGCCGAGAAGGCCGGTATCGTCGAATGGCTGGCCAAGGTGCTCGGCCCCTTGTTCGCCCGGCTGATGCCGGAGGTGCCGCCCGGCCACCCCGCCCTGGGGCTGATCACCATGAACTTCGCCGCCAACGGCCTGGGCCTGGACAACGCCGCCACGCCTATTGGGCTGAAGGCCATGCGTTCGCTGCAGGAACTCAACCCCAGCAGCACCACGGCGAGCAACGCGCAGATCCTGTTCCTGGTGCTCAACGCCTCGTCGCTGACCCTGCTGCCGGTGACCATCTTCATGTACCGCGCCCAGCAGGGTGCGGCCGACCCGACCATGGTGTTCCTGCCGATCCTGCTGGCCACCAGTTGCTCGACACTGGTCGGGCTGCTGTCGGTGGCAGTGATGCAGCGCCTGCGCCTGTGGGATCCGGTGGTGCTCGCCTACCTGATCCCCGGCGCTTTGCTGCTGGGCGGTTTCATGGCCTTTCTCGGCACCCTGTCGGCGGCCGCCCTGGCCAGCCTGTCGTCGATCCTTGGTAACCTGACGCTGTTCGGCGTGATCATCCTGTTCCTGGTCATCGGCGCGTTGCGACGGGTGCAGGTGTACGAAGCATTCGTCGAGGGCGCCAAGGAAGGCTTCGACGTGGCCAAGAGCCTGCTGCCGTACCTGGTGGCGATGTTGGTGGCGGTTGGTGTGCTGCGCGCCTCAGGTGCCCTCGAGCTGGCCCTGGACGGTATCCGGCACGCGGTGAACGGGATGGGCCTGGACACCCGTTTCGTGGAGGGCTTGCCCACTGCGTTGGTCAAACCGTTCTCCGGCAGCGCGGCGCGGGCCATGCTGATCGAGACCATGCAGTCCCAAGGCGTGGACAGTTTCCCGGCCCTGGTGGCGGCGACAGTCCAGGGCAGCACGGAAACCACCTTCTATGTGCTGGCGGTGTACTTCGGCGCGGTGGGTATCCAGCGGGTGCGCCACGCAGTGGGTTGCGCCCTGCTGGCCGAGCTGGCCGGGGTAATCGCGGCGGTCTTCGTCTGCTACTGGTTCTTCGGCTGA